The DNA region CCAGGTCTTCACCAAAGACCAGACAGTTAAGGCGACGGCTTTCCAGTTTGATAATGCCCAGCAAATCCTGCAGTGGATAGTGAACATAAGCACCATAAGCCGCACTCTTGCCATTAGGACACCACCACAGACGGAACAGCCCCATGGCATGGTCAATACGGAGCGCGCCGCAGTCTCGCATATTGTTACGGATCATGCGGATAAACGGCTCGTACTTCTGCTGCTGCAGAACCAGCGGATTAAACGGCGGCAGCCCCCAGTTCTGCCCCTGTGGTCCCAGGGCATCGGGTGGTGCACCGGTGCTGGCGTCCAGACAGTACAGATTCGGGTTGCTCCAGGTATCCGCGCCACCACGGTCGACACCCACCGCCAGATCACGGTAGACACCAACCATCATGCCTTTTTCGGTGGCGGTTTTCTGGGCGACAGCAAACTGTTCACTGGCCAGCCATTGCAGGAATTCAAAGTAACGAATTCGTTTTTCATGCTTCTTAACAAACGCCCTGACTTCTTTCGTGTCTGGTGTCTGGTAGGCTTCTGGCCAGCAGGGCCAGCCCCAACTCATCACATCCTGCTGGCGGAAGTGTTCGTAGAGGGCATCGAAAATTGCAAACTGGCGCAGGCTTTCACCGTTCTCCCGGCAGAAATCCATAAAGGATGTCGCACGGTCAGTATTCTGCTTCAGATGAACGTTGCAGAAGAAATCGTACAGCTTTTCCAGTATGTCAAATTTCAGGGAAGCGACGGTTTCATAATCAACGTAATCCTGTTGTCGTGCTTCAGTCAGACGACTCTGAAAGTCTTCTTCAGCAAACCGCTGTCGAGCTACGTCACATTCGTTAAACTCAGGCACCTGTTCAGGGTTAATGTAGAGCACGTTGCTGTAAGTCCGGCTCGATGGGCTGTAAGGTGAACAGTGCAGCGGGTTGTCGGCATAAAGGGCATGTACCGGGTTCAGGCCAACAAAGTCGGCACCGTTGTCAGCCAGTTGGCTGACCAGTTCACCCAGGTCGCGGTAATCACCCATACCCCAGTTGTTTCCGGAGCGAACGGAATACAGCTGAATACCTGACCCCCAGATTTTCGCGCCGTTTATCAGAGCTTCCGGTTCATAGCAGGTTTCGGGTGTCACGATTAAAGAGCAGGTTGATTTAATGCCTTCAATGTCGAGCTGATGGTAGCCCAGTGGCAGATCGGCAGGCAGGGGCAGTGACAGGCAGACTTTGCTGTCTTTGCCGGTTTTGCTCTTTTCAATCACTGACAGGTCATTTATTTCACGCTGAAAAATACGAACTTCCCCGTATTCCAGGGTCACAGTGACTTTAAAGTATTCAGGTAAGCTTTTTTCAGACAGACGAATTTCGACAGAAAATGGCTTATTCTGGTGCAGCACACAAACAGCAGGAATGGTTTGATGCCATTTCTCACTGAATTTTCGGTCAATTGCCTTTTTAATGGACAGTTCACTGCTTAAATCAAATCCCATGGCCTGTAAGGGGGGGACTTTATTTTCAGGCGTAATCGTTACCGGTAGTCCTTCGGAGTCCAGGTATTCACTGGAAATTCCGCACAGCCCGGCGAGCTGGTTAATCAGCTGATGATTTAACATAACAATCTGGTATCGGGTATTTGAATAGAAACCGGGTGGGGGAGCCCGGCTTTTATTCATTGTTTTTAATAAATTGGTTAGGAAGAATAATTTACGTTAATCGTAATGCGGCGCTCTGGTTCGTGGGAACGCCAGACCTTTTTCATTAAACAGATGACAGTTTTCTGCAGGAACGGCCACTTTAAATTCAGAACCTTCTTCCCGACGACGGGAGTCTTCTGTTCTTAAGATAAAGTCTTCTTCAATGTCTGGATGATTCAGATACACAAAGGATTCTGTCCCCAGACGTTCCAGTGCTTTAATGGTGCCGGTGATGACATTTTCACCTTCTGCTTCTGCCAGCGCGTCCTGAGGACGAACCCCCAGCGTGACCTTGTCTCCGGCTTTTGCTGAAGACGTATCATTACAGGCTACCACCTGTTCACCACTGTCAAGGCGGACAATCGTCTGTTCCGCACCGGTTTCCACAATTTCACCACGGAAGAGGTTCATTTTTGGTGAACCAATAAAGCCTGCAACAAACTTGTTACGCGGGTGGTGGAACAGTTCCAGTGGTGCGCCAACCTGTTCCAGATTGGATTCAGCATCTTTAGTCAGCGGACTGAGCACCACGATTTTGTCAGCCAGTGTCATGGCTTCCACCTGATCGTGGGTGACATAAACGGCCGTGGTTTTCAAACGACTGTGGATGCGGGACAGCTCCTGACGCATCTGTACCCGCAGGGCAACGTCGAGGTTAGACAGTGGCTCGTCGAACAGGAAAACCCTTGGCTCCTGAACAATTGAACGACCAATAGCAACCCGCTGACGCTGACCGCCGGACATGGCTTTAGGCTTACGGTCCAGCAGGGGTTCCAGTTGCAGAATACGGGCGGCTTCTTTAACACGCTCGTCGATGACAGACTTGTTAACTTTCGCCAGCTTCAGGCCGAACGCCATGTTTTCAGCCACAGTCATGTGCGGGTACAGGGCATAAGACTGAAACACCATACCCACACGGCGTTCGTTGGGCGGCATATCGTTGACACGTTCATGATCAATTTCAAGATTGCCGTCCGTGATATCTTCCAGACCACAGATCATACGAAGCAGGGTTGATTTTCCGCAGCCGGACGGGCCAACAAAAGCAACGAACTCACCGTCCTTAATGTCCAGATTAATGTTTTTCAGAACATACGACTTGCCGCCGTCGTAACTTTTATCCAGTCCTGCCAGTTTCAGTTCAGCCATGATAATGAATTCCGTAATCTTGTCGTTTTAGCTGGCTGAGACCTGTTTTTACTCAACCAGCATACTATATTTGTCGTTTAACCTTTAACGCCGCCAGCAGTCAGCCCGCTGACCAGATATCGCTGTGCTGTCAGGAAGATAACCGTGATGGGCAGGCCAGTCAGTACCGCAGAAGCGGCAAAGTCACCCCAGAGGTAGTTCTGTGGGTTCAAAAACTGGTTGGCCCCCACTGCCAGCGTGAGCTTGTCCATATCCTGTAGGAGTACGGAAGCAACCGGGTATTCACCAATGGTGGCAATAAACGCCAGAATAAAGACCACCGCCAGAATCGGTACAGACAAGGGCAGCAGTATGTGGCGGAATGCCTGCCATGGGGTGGCTCCGTCAATGGCGGCGGACTCTTCCAGGGCGTTATCAATGCTTTCGAAGTAACCCTTGATCAGCCAGATGTTCATGGTTACACCGCCCAGATAAGCGATGGTGACGGCTCCATGGGTGTTCAGCCCCAGCCATGGGATAAAGTTACCCAGTTTGTCGAAGATGGCGTGGAAGGCCACCAGAGCCAGCACCGCAGGAAACATCTGCAAAATCATCATGGACTGCAACAGTCCCTGCTTGAAACGGAAGCGCAGGCGGGCAAACGCATAAGCGCCAGTGGTGGACAGCAGCAGAATAAACGTCGATGTCACCACACTGATCTTCACCGAATTCCACAGCCAGGTCAGTACCGGAAAGGTGGGCTGCATAATCGTGCCGTCGGCGCGTTCCCAGGGAATACCAAAGGCCATCGCCCAGTGCTCCAGACTCGGATTGGTGGGAATCAGGCTGCCGGTGGCAAAGTTACCCGCCCGGAATGATACGGAGATGATCATCAGGAACGGGAACAGGATCAGGCACAGGAACGCGATCAGGAACAGTCGGGCCGCCCAGACACGGTATTTCAGGTTTCTTGGTTGCACCATTGCCATGTTTATTGCTCCTGCAGTTTGCTGGTGGCTTTCAGGTTGGCCCAGGCGATAAAACCAACAATGATAAAGATCAGGCCGGCAATAGCGGATGCCAGACCAAAGTCCTGTCCATAGCTGCCAAAGGCGATGCGGAAGGTGTAACTCACCAGAATGTCGGTGGCTCCTGCGGGTGTCGAAGCGTCGATCAGGTTCGGGCCACCGCCGGTCAAGAGGTTGATCAGTACAAAGTTGTTGAAGTTGAAGGCAAAGCTGGCGATCAGTAGCGGTACCAGTGGTTTAATGATCATCGGTACGGTGATGTGGCGCAGGTTGTGCAAAGGGTTGGCACCGTCGATGGCAGACGCTTCGTACAGATCTTCCGGAATGGCTTTTAGCAGCCCCATAGTCAGGATCATCATGTAGGGGTAACCCAGCCAGCAGTTCACAATCAGGATCATGGCTTTGGCAAGGTATTCATTGGTGAACCATTCCGGTTTTATGCCAAACAGGTTATGAAGCACCATATTGATTTCACCAAAGTTCTGGTTGAACAGACCCCGGAAAATCAGGATGGAAATAAAAGCAGGTACTGCGTAGGGAAGAATCAGCAATACCCGGTAAATGCCGCTTTCTTTCAGGGGTTCCCACTGCACCAGACAGGCGAGCAGTAAACCGATAATCAGGGTGAACATCACTGTCAGGGCAGCATGGGTAACCGTCCAGCCGAGAATCTTCCAGAACGGCCCCTGGATGCCCGGATCGGTTACAACCCGGACAAAGTTATCCCAGCCAATGTAAACGGTGAAACCCGGAGCCATACGTTCGCCATCCTGACTGACATAAAAGCCGGTCTCGTTGTCAGGGTGATAAACGTCTCCAGTCTGGTTGTTGATCAGACTGTCGTTGTCGCCTTCTCTGAAAAGAGGTGCCATGGCACCAAATTCACGCAGACTGGTCATGACCAGTTCGGACTCGCCAGGCAACATGACTGTCAGCTGGCGCAGGTTGCTGCGAAGCTGGATAACATCGCGCATCGCCAGCTTGTCACCCTCAGCCCTGATGGAAACATCGGCAGAAATGGCAGCAGGCAACTGACCCATAGTAAAGGTTTCAGTCGTGTAGGATTCGTCGCTGTTGCGGGTGTTCGTCAGTTCCAGCTGGTAAGCGTCGTTATTCTGGTACAGGCTCAGGGCGAACTTCTCTTCACCACTGCTGTAGGATTTATCCAGATGAATCTGTTTGACCCGCTCGAAGGGCAGCAGGTTGGTGGAGCTGTAGTTGGTGAAGGCAATATTAACGGTATAAACCAGAGGGAATACCACAAACAGTATCACCCCCAGCAGGCTTGGGTAGACATAACGGAAGTTGTAGGCTTTCTCGCTGGTGAACACCCAGGTACCGATACTTCCCAACAACAAGATGACAAGGGCAAACGCAATCTCTCCCTGTGCGTACATCAGCGTAACGATATACAACAGTGCAACATCAATAGCGGCAACCAGCGCCCACTTTAGCCCGTTGCCGGAAAGTACTTTACTGGATAGTACTTCGCCGGCATCCTGTGGCTGTTTCATGTTTGTTCTCCGGGTCAGGACGGGGACGAACCGGAGCATGCTCCGGTTCGTATTCAGCTCAGATAATAAGAGCAGACAATCAGTTCAAAATACGGTTAGCGGCGTTGTCGAGAGCGGTGTTCACTTCTTCACGGCCATTGGCAATGTTGGACAGGGCTGCTTCCATGGAATTCCAGAACTTGCCCATTTCCGGCACGTTAGGCATCAGCAGGCCGTTCATGGCACCTTCATAGGTGGCGGCAATGCGCGGGTCTGACTTCAGCTCTTCCATAAACGCCTTGTTGGCAACGGCACCCAGAGGCACATCATTGTTCATGGTTTTCAGACCGTCTTTGCTCAGCAGGTAGTTTTCCAGGAATTCCTGTGCCAGCGCCTTATTCGGTGTGGCGTTGTTAATGGTGGCTCCCCAGACGCCGACAAACGCACGAGCCGGGCTGCCGTCAATGGTTGGCAGTGGCGCAACACCGTAGTTGATACCTGAGCTGTCCAGGTTTGACCATGCCCATGGACCGGAAACCATCATGGCGGCTTTGCCATTGTTGAAGGTGGAATCCATGACGCCATAATCAACACCCCGTGGCAGAACGTCTTTTTCAATCAGTTCGGCAAACATGCTCGCGCCTTTTCTGGCGCCTTCGTTGTTTACACCAACAGATTTAACGTCGTAGCCTGATTCGGTTTCCTTGAACACATAACCGCCGTTGGAAGCCAGCATGGGCATGGAGAAGTAAGGTTGAACCTGGTCCCACATAATGGTGGCCATGTCCTTGTCTTTCTTCTTCAGTTCGTCACGCAGGGCGAACATCTCTTCGTAAGTCTCAGGCGCTTCTTTGACGATGTCCTTGTTGTAGATCAGGCCAATGGCTTCCATCGCGATTGGGTAGCCGTAAGTCTTTCCGTCAACGGTAGTTGCCTGCCAGCCCAGGTCGACAATGCCGTCGTAGAAAGACTTGGACGGTTTGATTTCTGCCAGCAGGCCGGACTGAGCCCACTCACCATAGCGGTCGTGCGCCCACAGCAGAATGTCTGGCCCCTGACCGGTGGCAGCAGCCTGTTGGAAACGGTCGGTGATGTTTTCCGGAATTTCTACACGAACCTTGATACCCAGCTCTTTTTCAAACAGTTCACCCACCTGGCGGATACCGTTATGGGCTTTGTCACCGCCGACCCAGACGGTCAGCTCGTCTTCAGAAAAAGCGTGGGCGCTGCCTGCGGCAACGGTTAAGGCAATAGCGGCGGCGAGGGATTTTTTTAGCATGCTTACTCCTGACAGTCTGCTTTTTAGCTAGCAGTTAATCGTTGGTGTTGATAATCAAGAATGTCAGCCCGACAGATTTTGCTAACGATTTGTTAGTCGAGATAAATACACGACTATGTCTATGTAATCAAAGGCAAATTTCTATGGACTGGATGTTGTTGTTACGCCGCTTATGCTCTGGTGAAAGGCATTGTGAATCAATGTGTAAACGTTTCCAATCGGTGTTGATTGATACTGTTTTTCTGAAAGGGAAAATGGACGGGTGTTTTTGTTGAAAAAACGCTCGTGGGAGGTGAGATTAGCCGCTTTTATGAACGTGAAGCATCTTATTCTGTCAAATTACTTTTATCGTATTCAATAATGATTTTCAGTTGTTTTTTGGCTGGTTCTATCAACCTGAGCGGTATAGCTAAATAGTTTACTATTATCCTTTCTTCAGGAGGGAGGAAGCTTTCATCACTCAGACCCAGAGCGCTGATTACATCGTTACTGGTTGCTCGTGTAGCATAACGCCAGTCAAGCGGGTTAGTATCCTCTCCAGGTTGGGCATCCGGCCATTCAGGATTGATATTCGACAAGACAAAAATATTTCGTGCCTGATCAACAGCAACAGCCAGATGAAATTCAAACTCTTCTTCCTCTACTGAAAAATAGTAGCTGATGATAAAGTGCTGACGCCTCACTGTCAGAAGGTGCTGAAGGGTAGTGGTCGCTTCGTCTATGCTATGAAAGGAATACTGGGGATAGGCTAAATTGACTGGTGATATAAACTCGCCAATATTCGGATGGTTGTCTTCATCGCGTTCTACCTGACGACTTAAATGTAAAAGCCAGGGCGGTGCTTGTCTGTTGTCTTGACCAACCGCGCCTGGTTCGCCGTCTGTAACCCCTGAACAGGATGAATCCAGATTTATAGCGTTTGGCTGTAAAGTTGTTGCTGCTGGTACCGGATAGTTCGGAGTGTCTGTTGAAGGGAAAATGCAGTAAATTACGGAGCTTGGACATGAGGGGTTATAGCATAAAAAATTTGTATTCATTTCCTGACCGCACCTTGTACAGTTAACTGCAAAGGCTGGCAAAGGACAGGTCGTCATTGTTACGACAATAACCATCAGGGTTTCGATACAGAGAATGAGTGCAAACAACCGGTTCGATTGAGAAGCTGTCTTTATGACCCGGCTCAATAACCCCTCTGGCTGAAGTCCCACTTTTAATACCTGTTTTTATAAAAAGATTTATGGCTGGGTCATCATTGTAGAAGGTATGGCACTGGGAAGAGCTGAAAAAAGTACTTCTCAGTGCTGGAGAAATGGTTGGGTATTTTATCCGGGTGAGTGTCAGCCAGCCTTTGCTGCCAGTGCAGGCGCACCCGTTGTATGCCCCTGTCGCAGAATAACGTTCAGAAACTCACCTCTTGGTGCTTCATTACGTATGGCTTCCATCACCAGGTTGGCGGCTTTACTGGCGATACCTTCAATGTTCTGACAGACCGAAGTCAGGGCGTGATAACGATCATTATCGATACCGTCGTACCCCACAACATGAACCTCTTCAGGTACCTGTTTGTTAAGGTCGGCCAGTGCCATGCAGATGCCGGTGGCAACAATATCCGAGAAGGCTACAAAGCCGTCCGGGCGTAAGCCTGATTCCATAAGGGTTCGGATCCGCCGGTAACTGTCCAGTGCCGGCAGGCCGGTGTTGTTACCAATCTCGATAATCTCTGAAGGAATCAGACCGGCTTCAATCATCGCCCGGCGATATCCGGCACGTCTTAACTTTGAGACTTGGTGGTCGCCGTTCAGGCAAACAAAATAGATCGTACGGCAATCATTATCTAATAAGTGGCGGGTAGCGATAAAACCGCCCTGTTCATCGTTGGAAGACACCCAGAACGCATTCTCTTTTGGCTCACCAATATGGATGACCGGCAGGTTTTCGTCGTGAATCGATTTTAACCGGGGATCACTTTCGTGTATGCCTATTGCTATAAACGCTTTGGCTTTTGTTTCCAGCTGACCGTCAATACTGAATTTAGCGCGTCTGGCCCGGTAACCTTTTTGCTGGAGGTGAATTTTCAGAACTTCATACACTTTCAGAGCAAAGGGCGAAATGGTTCCCAAGTCCAGCCCCAGAATGACGCCAATACTGAAATCGTCCTGGCCATGCAGCTGCCGTGCCATGTAGTTGGGCTGGTAATTCAGCTCCCTGGCAGCTTCCAGAACCTT from Endozoicomonas sp. NE40 includes:
- the malF gene encoding maltose ABC transporter permease MalF; this encodes MKQPQDAGEVLSSKVLSGNGLKWALVAAIDVALLYIVTLMYAQGEIAFALVILLLGSIGTWVFTSEKAYNFRYVYPSLLGVILFVVFPLVYTVNIAFTNYSSTNLLPFERVKQIHLDKSYSSGEEKFALSLYQNNDAYQLELTNTRNSDESYTTETFTMGQLPAAISADVSIRAEGDKLAMRDVIQLRSNLRQLTVMLPGESELVMTSLREFGAMAPLFREGDNDSLINNQTGDVYHPDNETGFYVSQDGERMAPGFTVYIGWDNFVRVVTDPGIQGPFWKILGWTVTHAALTVMFTLIIGLLLACLVQWEPLKESGIYRVLLILPYAVPAFISILIFRGLFNQNFGEINMVLHNLFGIKPEWFTNEYLAKAMILIVNCWLGYPYMMILTMGLLKAIPEDLYEASAIDGANPLHNLRHITVPMIIKPLVPLLIASFAFNFNNFVLINLLTGGGPNLIDASTPAGATDILVSYTFRIAFGSYGQDFGLASAIAGLIFIIVGFIAWANLKATSKLQEQ
- the malE gene encoding maltose/maltodextrin ABC transporter substrate-binding protein MalE, producing the protein MLKKSLAAAIALTVAAGSAHAFSEDELTVWVGGDKAHNGIRQVGELFEKELGIKVRVEIPENITDRFQQAAATGQGPDILLWAHDRYGEWAQSGLLAEIKPSKSFYDGIVDLGWQATTVDGKTYGYPIAMEAIGLIYNKDIVKEAPETYEEMFALRDELKKKDKDMATIMWDQVQPYFSMPMLASNGGYVFKETESGYDVKSVGVNNEGARKGASMFAELIEKDVLPRGVDYGVMDSTFNNGKAAMMVSGPWAWSNLDSSGINYGVAPLPTIDGSPARAFVGVWGATINNATPNKALAQEFLENYLLSKDGLKTMNNDVPLGAVANKAFMEELKSDPRIAATYEGAMNGLLMPNVPEMGKFWNSMEAALSNIANGREEVNTALDNAANRILN
- a CDS encoding ABC transporter ATP-binding protein, whose amino-acid sequence is MAELKLAGLDKSYDGGKSYVLKNINLDIKDGEFVAFVGPSGCGKSTLLRMICGLEDITDGNLEIDHERVNDMPPNERRVGMVFQSYALYPHMTVAENMAFGLKLAKVNKSVIDERVKEAARILQLEPLLDRKPKAMSGGQRQRVAIGRSIVQEPRVFLFDEPLSNLDVALRVQMRQELSRIHSRLKTTAVYVTHDQVEAMTLADKIVVLSPLTKDAESNLEQVGAPLELFHHPRNKFVAGFIGSPKMNLFRGEIVETGAEQTIVRLDSGEQVVACNDTSSAKAGDKVTLGVRPQDALAEAEGENVITGTIKALERLGTESFVYLNHPDIEEDFILRTEDSRRREEGSEFKVAVPAENCHLFNEKGLAFPRTRAPHYD
- the malQ gene encoding 4-alpha-glucanotransferase, which encodes MLNHQLINQLAGLCGISSEYLDSEGLPVTITPENKVPPLQAMGFDLSSELSIKKAIDRKFSEKWHQTIPAVCVLHQNKPFSVEIRLSEKSLPEYFKVTVTLEYGEVRIFQREINDLSVIEKSKTGKDSKVCLSLPLPADLPLGYHQLDIEGIKSTCSLIVTPETCYEPEALINGAKIWGSGIQLYSVRSGNNWGMGDYRDLGELVSQLADNGADFVGLNPVHALYADNPLHCSPYSPSSRTYSNVLYINPEQVPEFNECDVARQRFAEEDFQSRLTEARQQDYVDYETVASLKFDILEKLYDFFCNVHLKQNTDRATSFMDFCRENGESLRQFAIFDALYEHFRQQDVMSWGWPCWPEAYQTPDTKEVRAFVKKHEKRIRYFEFLQWLASEQFAVAQKTATEKGMMVGVYRDLAVGVDRGGADTWSNPNLYCLDASTGAPPDALGPQGQNWGLPPFNPLVLQQQKYEPFIRMIRNNMRDCGALRIDHAMGLFRLWWCPNGKSAAYGAYVHYPLQDLLGIIKLESRRLNCLVFGEDLGTVPKEIEEALPPARLYSSLNGIHLQEGDRYPMPSTFKPRAMANLTCHDTPPLKGWWEEKDLDLANILGIFDDERTHKERIDREYTRKAVINTLAIIGELPYGINPYAQNSPAFSRELMERFTYYLALASSQITNVQLEDCMMIDTSVNVPGTSEEYPNWRRRLTVNIDEFFANEDNRRFFHNISQCRKA
- a CDS encoding LacI family DNA-binding transcriptional regulator gives rise to the protein MGRKKSGSQATILQVAAQAELSIATVSRVLNGGKYVSESTRKKVLEAARELNYQPNYMARQLHGQDDFSIGVILGLDLGTISPFALKVYEVLKIHLQQKGYRARRAKFSIDGQLETKAKAFIAIGIHESDPRLKSIHDENLPVIHIGEPKENAFWVSSNDEQGGFIATRHLLDNDCRTIYFVCLNGDHQVSKLRRAGYRRAMIEAGLIPSEIIEIGNNTGLPALDSYRRIRTLMESGLRPDGFVAFSDIVATGICMALADLNKQVPEEVHVVGYDGIDNDRYHALTSVCQNIEGIASKAANLVMEAIRNEAPRGEFLNVILRQGHTTGAPALAAKAG
- the malG gene encoding maltose ABC transporter permease MalG, translating into MAMVQPRNLKYRVWAARLFLIAFLCLILFPFLMIISVSFRAGNFATGSLIPTNPSLEHWAMAFGIPWERADGTIMQPTFPVLTWLWNSVKISVVTSTFILLLSTTGAYAFARLRFRFKQGLLQSMMILQMFPAVLALVAFHAIFDKLGNFIPWLGLNTHGAVTIAYLGGVTMNIWLIKGYFESIDNALEESAAIDGATPWQAFRHILLPLSVPILAVVFILAFIATIGEYPVASVLLQDMDKLTLAVGANQFLNPQNYLWGDFAASAVLTGLPITVIFLTAQRYLVSGLTAGGVKG